In the Juglans microcarpa x Juglans regia isolate MS1-56 chromosome 6D, Jm3101_v1.0, whole genome shotgun sequence genome, one interval contains:
- the LOC121234841 gene encoding general transcription and DNA repair factor IIH subunit TFB1-3-like isoform X4 yields the protein METRHLIKRAKYKTTAKGSGIPGVLEMTKNKIVFKPNDPTSVTMINVDFRSIKGHKNTKEGSSNPPLINLILDQGGSYIFEFENFSDLQVCREFVVNSLAKSGEGLIATSDRPVVASHDEQLSTAEMELRMKLLQENSELQKLHKQFVLGNILTESEFWATRKKLLDGDSSQKSKQQIGFKSSMILDTLPLHDARTNKLTFNLTQETKYQIFALKPAVQQAFLNLVPNKMTEKDFWTKYCRAELLHFKRNAMAAAAEAAEDEDLFIFLKDDDILASEARRKIRRVDPTLDIEADQGDDYMHLPDHGIFRDGSKEITESQHELYRRTFLQDLNRQGEVVLEGRTIDVELDNPTKVAEALAQSRQESDATAKEERLYRTSRMTEMEDLQAPHDHPFAPLFIKDPRDYFDSQQANALKTYDDTRAGTEQLSCSLNTEEAYGFLRSSISEIKAMGLSAHMVRPEVALTVINGLTQNISSTKYQLGKNVHESVLDRLPNTTKEELLHVSGPLDIHSRIIEALLVFISNHYVVSLCQD from the exons ATGGAAACACGGCATCTGATTAAGCGGGCCAAATACAAAACCACGGCAAAGGGCTCCGGGATTCCTGGTGTACTGGAAATG ACCAAGAACAAGATTGTGTTCAAGCCTAACGATCCCACTTCAGTCACAATGATCAATGTAGATTTTAGATCAATAAAAG GTCATAAAAACACCAAAGAGGGATCAAGCAATCCACCATTGATTAATCTCATCCTTGATCAG GGTGGAAGTTACATttttgagtttgaaaatttCTCGGATCTTCAAGTTTGCCGAGAATTTGTTG TAAATTCTCTTGCAAAGTCCGGGGAGGGTTTGATAGCCACTTCTGATAGACCTGTGGTTGCTTCCCACGATGAACAACTCAGTACAGCAGAGATGGAGCTTCGAATGAAGCTATTGCAAGAGAATAG TGAGTTGCAGAAACTTCATAAGCAATTTGTGCTTGGTAATATCTTGACGGAATCTGAGTTCTGGGCTACAAGAaag AAGTTGCTGGATGGAGACAGCAGCCAAAAGTCAAAACAACAGATTGGTTTTAAAAGTTCAATGATCCTAGACACACTGCCGTTGCACGATGCTCGG ACAAACAAGCTTACATTCAACTTGACACAAGAGACCAAATATCAG ATTTTTGCTCTGAAACCAGCTGTTCAACAGGCATTCCTTAATCTCGTTCCTAATAAG ATGACAGAAAAGGACTTCTGGACAAAATATTGTAGAGCTGAATTActtcattttaaaagaaatgccATGGCAGCCGCAGCAGAGGCTGCTGAAGATGAGGATTTATTCATTTTCCTGAAGGATGATGACATATTGGCAAGTGAAGCTCGGCGGAAG ATTCGGCGAGTTGATCCAACTCTAGACATTGAGGCTGACCAAGGGGATGATTACATGCATCTGCCA GATCATGGGATTTTTCGTGATGGTAGCAAGGAAATAACTGAATCACAGCACGAGCTATATAGGAGAACTTTCTTGCAAGACTTGAACCGACAGGGTGAAGTTGTTCTTGAAGGAAGAACTATAG ATGTAGAGTTGGACAATCCAACAAAAGTAGCAGAAGCACTTGCGCAGTCAAGACAGG AATCTGATGCAACTGCAAAGGAGGAGAGACTTTATAGGACCTCTCGGATGACTGAGATGGAGGACCTTCAGGCACCTCATGATCATCCTTTTGCTCCACTTTTTATCAAG GATCCACGTGATTACTTTGATTCTCAACAAGCTAATGCACTTAAAACTTATGATGATACACGAGCTGGAACAGAACAACTGAGTTGTAGTCTGAATACTGAGGAAGCATATGGCTTTTTGAGGAGTTCTATATCTGAGATCAAGGCTATGGGATTGAGTGCTCATATGGTCAGACCTGAGGTTGCACTTACG GTCATTAATGGATTGACCCAGAATATCTCAAGTACCAAGTATCAACTGGGGAAGAATGTTCACGAGAGTGTACTGGACAGGCTACCTAACACAACTAAAGAGGAACTGCTACATGTGAGTGGGC CATTGGATATCCATTCAAGAATTATTGAGGCACTTTTGGTCTTCATATCCAATCACTACGTCGTATCTTTATGCCAAG